The following nucleotide sequence is from Gemmatimonadaceae bacterium.
GCATGTTCTCCATGAGCAGCTTGGCCGATCTCGGTTCACCTGTGCTTTGCTCTCCCCGAGGGTCAGGATGTCCCGCGACTGTTGGGCTGGATCATGCCGTTCATGCCCGACACGTCATTGATACGCACCCCATCGCCCGCGCCGGAGTGATCTGGCTTTCCAGCCCTGGCGCCGCGCCTTCGGGAGCCAGCCGACCGGCACGATTGCCTCGCCGCATAGATGGCCACATGTGACACGCGTCCGCTCACCCGCACGGGGTCTCGAACGCGTTCTCGGGAACCTGGGTTCGGGCCACTGCGCAACGCGTACGTCGGCTTCCTGGATTTCGGCACCCTCGGCGATGTCCTTGGCAGCGACCACCACGGGGCGCGTCGCGATCTGATTACTCGCCGTGCTGGCATTGATGTACCGAAACACCAAATACGTCGCGATGGCGGCGACGAAAAGCGATGCGATCAGAACAGATGAATACCTGCGAATGGCCATGTGCTACGGTGTCTCCTGGAGACCGACGAACGCCCCAATGCGATTTTTGTTCTACGATCGTTCCCAACGAAAAATGGCTTGCCGAGTGACTGTAATGGTGCTGAGCACGCTGAATCCGGTCAGATCGGCAAACAATGGGTAATTCGTGACGCTGACCTGCACTTCGTTTCCAACCAGCGCTGCCGTGACCTGACTCGGGTCCACCGGATATCCGAAGGCCGTCGAATAGACGGTGATTCGGGCTCTGACAGAGGCCTCTACCGCCCCGATGGTCAGGGAATCCAACGTCGCGCCGTATCGGGCGCCTTCGCGCAACGCGCCGGTGAGCACGTTCAGTCGCTGGTACGCCCGTGAGAAGCTCAGCCCGCCCCACACCAGCAGGAAAAAGATGGGCACGACAAGCGCGAACTCGACAACGGCGGCGCCGTGTTGCTGGTTCCGAAAGGCACGCCATCGACTCCGCATCCAGCGCATACCGGCTCCTATGCCAAGATTTTCGGAAACCACGCTGCCACGAGCGCACCACCGGCCAGAGGGCGACACCATACGGCGCAGGTGCCGTTTCAGTCCCGGCCGGTCGTCGCCCGTTACCCAAGGACGCCCAACGAGCGAGATGATAACGCAAGAGCCGTGCGCTCCACTCCGGCCTGCAGACGGCGCTGGCGCAAAAGCGTGAAGACGGCCAGTACGCCACCAAGCAGCGCCGCAAGCAAGGCGGCGCGCCAGGTTGGCCCCGGTCCCAGCCACGCTCCGGCTGCTGCGAAGAACTGACGTCGCCGCCAACAGCCCAAGCAGCCAGAACGCGATCCAGATGGCGAAGCCAAGCCCGGCCCCTCGACGCGCTGCGAAGGAGGGCCACCGACAGCGGCCATGTCGAGACAGAGAACGCCACGCCCGAGAGGAGGATAACGACCACCAGGGCGTTCGGGATTCGTCGGGCCCGAACGTCGGTGACGCAGGCTACCAAGAGCAACCCGGAAAAAAGCGCTCCCCACCAAGGGCCGTACGCGGTCACTCCAAACATACGAATGCGCTGCTCCGCGATCCCCTAGACGCGGGGACGAAATTCTGTGTCTGTCAGGACGGAAACGACGGGTGGTGCACTACCTTCGGAAAAGTAGTGCACCACCCGTCGTCCAACATTCATGGTGAATCTACTGAGAAGAATCGCCTACACGGTCGTGATCGAATTCGTCTTCTTGGTAAACCAAGAACTCAGCTTGGTGCCAAAGGCCAGCACGACGGCGACCAGCACGACAGCCACCAGCGCAATCAACAGCGCATACTCGGTGACCGCGATTCCGTCGTCAGACCTCAGAAACTGCCGAACGCCTTTCATTGGCAACTCGGATGGCCGATGACTTAGACGGTCGTGATCGAGTTGGTCTTGGCCGCGAACCACGAACTGAGCTTGGTGCCGAAAGCAAGCACGACTGCAACGAGCACGACCGCCACCAAGGCGATCAGAAGTGCGTACTCGGTGACGGCGATAGCGTCGTCGGCCTTGAGAAACTTACGAATGCGGTTCATACCGGCTCTCCTTGGGTAAAGTTGCATAGTTACTAACCGTTGCCGAGAAGGCAGCGAAGGAACCCCACCTGCTCTCTGGCCTGAGACACCGGAAAGTCATCACTAAGACACCCGAATATGCCACTCGGCAACAAGAGCTTTGTAGGGGATATGTAGCAAGTAGCGTGACATTGCACACGGGCACATCCCCTGACATTTCAGTCTGGTAATACCTGATGGTGGAAAGTCCGAGACAAGTTGATGAGGGGTTATATGTAAGTCATTGTATTACAGGCGTTTATGCGGCAGGATCATCGTCGGACGGCCTAGGAGTTTTCAGCGAGGTCAGGGGTGGTACCGACGCACGGCGAGCGGAACACAACGGGAATTCGTTGCTCTGGCGCAACAGGTTTGTCGGAAGGGACCAACATGAGGCGGGCACGCTAGTCCGAACTCCCAGCTGCAGATGACCCCGTCAGTCCCCGTCAACTGCTGATCACGGTGGAAACAGCAGACGGCGGGGAGTGCGCGCCCTGATGCGCCAGAGCTTCGCGAGATCCATGAACGCCCGAAGAAAGTCCAGACCCCGGACCTTCGAGTCGCCTATGTCGGCCCAGCGCGCCAGCGGGAATTCATAGATAGCGCCGACCGCCGGCACGTCGCCGATGCGATTCCTCTCATGGGCAAAGCGCGAGATCATCTCGACATCGAAGATCCATCGCGAGACGAACGGTCGCTTGAGCACCGTGTCGAGCTCGCCCGTGGCCCGGAACAGCTTCGCTCCGCACTGTGTGTCGTAGATGGGCATCGAGAGCGTCAGCGACGCCGCCGTGGCGAAGATCCGGCCGACGTAGTGGCGGACGGCGCGTCTCTCGATGTCGCGGCCGAGCAACCGGACGCGCGAACCGAAGACCCAGTCGATCTCCGGTCGCGTGCGCAGCACGTCGAGCAGGTCGGCGACTGCATCCAGCGGTGTAGACAGGTCGGCATCCCAGAATCCGACGACATCGGCGCCAGCGGCCCGTGCCCTGAGCAAGCCTGCGCGGACCGCCTCACCCTTGCCGGCGTTAGCCGGCTGCACGTGCACGCAGGCGCGCGATACGAACTGACTGGCGAAGCGTTCGAGGAGTTCCCGGGTGCCGTCGGTGCTGCCGTCGTCGACGAAGATCACCGAGACCGAGGGCTCTTTTGAGAGAAAGTCGCGGAACGCGCCCATGTCGATCCGCTGCGCCTCGTTGTAGCAGGGGACCACCAGGGTGAGTGCGATGTCCACGGCGCCGGCCATGTCGGTTGGGAAGCGGGGGTATCGAGGAGTGCACCTGCACAAGCGCGTGCCCAGGCGAATGATCAACAATACGCGCGAAGGGCGACGCGAGCACGGGCCGTTACTTGAATTCCGGGCCATGAAGAGTGAGCATGCCCCATGCTCATCCTGCAAGCTGCCCGATCGAGGGTCATGGAGCTCCGTGGCACAGACTGGACCGCTGGGCGACCGTTGGATCGACGACGGTCGCTCCAGATAGCCCTGTTCGTTGGTGTTGTCAGCGGTCTCGGGACGTGGGCGTTCCTCAGCCGCCCCGATGCACCGTCGGACTTCTTCCACTACTGGTCGGCCAGCGCACGCGCTGCTGTCCGGCGGCAACCCGTACACGGTCATTGCCGAGGGTCCGGCCAATCTCCTGGCACGATGTCACGCTGTACCCCCTGACGACGCTTATGCTGCTCGCGCCGTTCGCGCTGTTGCCGCTGGCCGCCGCGGGAGGCGCGTTCATTGGAGTCTCCGCGGGACTCGCGGCCTGGGGATTAGCGCGCACGGGGGCGGATCGCCTGCCGCTGTTTCTTTCCGCACCGTTCCTGCTGAACCTCTCGCTAGGCCAGTGGTCGCCGTTCCTCGTTGCCGCCGCCCTGATTCCGGCACTCGGTGTCATGGTGTCCGCGAAGCCGACGATCGGTTTCGCGGCGTTCGCGGCGCGGCCCGCCTGGACGACTGTCATTGCCGTGACGGCATTGCTGGCAATAAGTCTGCTGATCATGCCAAGCTGGCCCAGCGAGTGGCTCGGCAATGTCTCGAATCGCGAAGAGAAATTCGTACCATTGCTGCGCCCCGGCGGATTCCTGCTCGCGGTGTCGCTGCTGAGCTGGCGCCGCCCTGAAGGCAGGCTCTTCGCCATCATGAGCGTCGTGCCGCAGAATCTCTTCTTCTATGACCAACTGCTGTTGTGGCTGGTGCCGCGTACGCTCAAGCAGTCACTGGCGCTTTCGTTCTGGAGCTTTCTCGTCTTCATGGTCTGGTGGCGTGTCGTGGCGCGGGGCGACATCGATTACATGAGACAGGCCGTTCCGTACTCGTACTCGCTGTACTTCGCGGCGCTGGGAATCCTGCTGTTCAACTGGTGGCGTGATCGGCGCGCGGCGGCCGCCGGGTGAGTCTCATCACGCGTTGGCGCGACGTGTGGCAACTGTTCACGCGTGACGATGCACCGTCCCCGGATGCGACGCCCGTTGCACTGAAGCACCGCATCTGGACGGCCATCGCGATCGGCCTGGCCAGCGGGGCGTTCTGCTGGCTCTGCTCCCTTCGTCCGGGATCGGTGGCCGACTATTCCTATGCGCATTCGGCGGCGCGACTGTTCCTCGACGGGCAGAACCCGTACCTCGTGATGGGAACCGGGGCCCAGGCGTTGGCCAATGAAACGACGCTGTACTACCCGTTCACGGCAGTGCTCGCGGCCCTGCCATTGGCCCGACTGCCATTGGGAGTGGCCTCGGCGATCTTTCTGGGCATTTCCGCCGCGCTCCTCGCCTTCTTCATCACCCGCGACGGTCTCTGGCGCATCCACATCTTCGCCAGTTCATCGTTCGTGGTGGCGGCGCTTCTCGCGCAGTATTCGCCGTTGGTGATGCTGATGGCGTTCACCCCGATGGCCGGCATGTTGGCGGCGCTGAAGCCGAACATCGGCCTTGCCCTCTTCGTGCGTCGGCCGAGCGTTCGCGCCGCACTCGGCGCGGCCGCCTTCGGGGTGTGAGCCTCCTGGTCTTTCCCACGTGGCCGGTGCATTGGCTTCATGTATTGCGTGCCGATGTCTCGGCCACGCGTGTGCACGTCATGCCGGTCCGCGAATTCGGCGGGTTTCTGCTGCTGCTGTCGGTCGTCGGTTGGAAGCGCGCGTCGGGCCGGCTGCTGCTCGCGATGAGCCTGATCCCTCAGCTCCTGTTCTTCTACGACACGCTGCTGTTGTGGCTCATTCCGCGCACGCGAAGGCAGTCGATATTCCTCACGGCGTGCAGTCAGGCGGCAGCACTCTCGTGGTATGTCTTCATTCGCGAAGGACAGTCGATCGTGCGGGCGGCGGCGCCGTCCGTCTTGTGGCTGATCTACATGCCGGCGCTGCTTCTTGTGCTATGGCAATGGCGGCAGGACCGAGCGGTGGCAATAAAGACCCGCCGCGACATTCCGCCCGATCTCTTAGAGACCCCCAACGGAATTCCTGTCACAATACATCCGTCACTGGAGCACCATGATTACTTCGGTTCATGATACCACAGTGCTGCCGGAACCTCCTGAACACCGACCCAGCATCAGAGCGAGAGCGGCGATCGCCGTGGCAATCGCCCTCTTCAGCGGTGTTGTGGTCGGCTTGGATTACGCGTACGCCCCCCGCTGGATCCTGACTGATATCGATCAGGTGTGGTTCGCTGCGCAAGCCGTGCTGAATGGACTCGATCCGTATCCGCTGATTGGTCCGGGGCGCGAGTTCGACGGCCCGTGGCCGCTCTATTATCCGCTAATGGCGCCGATCTCGATTCTCCCGATTGGCTACCTGCCTGCTGTCGGCGCGCGCGTACTCGTCGCCGCGATTCCAAGCGGTCTACTCGCCTTCCTGCTCACTCGAGACGGTTACCGTTTCCTTCCGGTATTCGGCTCAGGTGCATTCCTTGCCAGCATCAAGCTTGTCCAGTGGCCGCCCCTCCTTGCCTGCGCGCTCTTTCTCCCCTGGCTTGGATTCTTTGCAGCGGCTAAGCCAAATCTGGGCCTCGCGATTCTGGCCGGCTCGCGCACACTTCGAGACTCTATCATTGTCGTCTCGGCGATCGCAGCCATCACTTTGATTGCGTTTGTCATCCCGCCAGGCTGGTATACGGAATGGCGTGCGGCGGTCGAGTCGGCACCGCATTTCCGGTCGTACATGCTGGTGCCTGGAGGTCAAATTCTCCTGCTGTCGCTTCTGCGTTGGCGTCTCCCGGAGGGACGCCTGTTTGCGGCTCTTGCCATAGTTCCCCAGACACCGAGTCTCACGACGGTACTGCTGCTGCTGTTCATTCCCAGTACACGCAGAGACGTGACCATTCTCGCCCTGCTCACCTATATCCCGTTCTTCTTCGTTCAAGGTTCGAAGGCCTTTGGAAGCTTCAACGAGTGGGTGGATGTCATGGGATGGGCTCTCTTGCTGACAGCGTACCTGCCGGCGCTGTACTTTCTCCTTCGCAAGCCGAATGTCGGCCCAGTTCCCGAATTCATCGAACGCGCTGTCCACACCCTGCCGGCGTGGATCAGGGGGTCGGCGTCGCCGAGGGCCATCTCTTTCCCATCCTGAAAAACATCGACGAAAGGACGGAGTGGTGGATCGCGCCGGAGCAGCCCGGTGCGGGACGCATTTTCACGCGGGAGCGCGTGCATTACTTCACCTGGCTCCCCGACTTCACCCCGCGCCCGCTGATGCCGCTGGCGCTCTCATTCGAAAAGATGCTCGAGCGCGGGCCGTTCCATCGCTATTCCGCGCACTACATGGCCGTGCTGCGAAAGGCCGGCGACGGTGACCGTGGCACCCATGCCGATGACATGAGCCACACCGCAAGGATGGCCAGCGGGAACCACCAGAAGCCCGAATAGTCGGTGCCCGTTTGCACCAGCTGCACGACGATACCGAGATGGCACAGCAGGATCGCGGCACTAAGTGCCCACCGGCGCATCGAGCGATCAACCTCGCCGAATGCACGGAGAAAGATGATGACTTGTGGAACCGCCAGTACCGCATGATCGAACGTCCATCCGAACGGCGCCGCGATCACGGACAGGCACAGCGCCAGCGGAAACAGCTCGTCGAGCGTCTGCATCCGCGATCTTCGCCACAGCCAGATCGCGAACAGCACGACGGCAACGATCGGGATCACCTGGAGCGGCCACGCCGATCCGTTCCCCGTCCATCGCAGGAGCAGATCGCGGACTGCGTGCGCGAGTGTCGGCGTCTTCCACGTGTAGGCCGGCAGGGCACCGGCCGGTGGCGATATGACACTGAGCCACCAGAGCTTCACCAGCGCTGGTGATGTCGCGATCGTGCCGAGGAGGAGAAGGCCTGTCCCGCATGCCGCGCCAATGGCGATTCGCCATCGCCGTTCACGCCAGATCAGAATCGCCGCGAAGACCGCGACAAGGAAAAACAGGTGCGGCTTGACCGTGAGTACCGACAGCGCCGCACCCGCGAGCAAATCGTGCTTGTGCCGTATGCTCCAGAAGGCCGTCGCCACGACGAGGAGCAGCAAGAAACCCACCTGTCCGCGCTCGATCGCCATCAGCGCCGGCATCGACAGGAGGCTCCCGAGCGCCGCGGGCACGAAATCTATCGCCTCGAGTCGTGCCCGTCGGTATCCCGATGCAATCAGGAGACACGCCAGCGTCGCCATGACGACGTTGACTCCCATCCATGTCGATGCCGCCAGACCGTAGGATCGCTGGAGCACGGGACGCATCAGCACGAGCAGCCACGGCGGGTTCCACATCATCAGCGGCACGTCATCCGCTCGTCCGGCCGCCTGCTCCACGGCAAGGAGTCTCGCAGGGTCGTACGGGTTCTCTCCGCCAAGCGCCACCTGGTTGGCCGCCCAGTACTCGATGAAATCCTTGGTTCCCCAGTCGTCATACTGGAGCGGTGTGCGACTAATCATCACCCCCACTGCCACTGCGATCATCAGCAGGACGCTGCCGACGATGCGGCTTAGTTGGCGAGTGGTGAACGGGGACAGGCTACCGGGGTCTTCGTGCAACGCGGATGCAGTGGGCACACGCAAACTTCGCTGAAAGACCAGGATGCTGCAAATCGCTTTCCGCGAACAATCGACTAGGGCCGGCTCTGGCTCCCGCCGTGGTCGCGGCGTAAAGTCCGCAGGGGAGCGCCGGCTTCCAGCGTGTCGGGCAAACGAAAACTGAACACATGCCGCATTCCGCGAACGCACACACACGAGATGAGGGATGGCGTCTGACGCGGCTTCGGCTGTCACACGTCTGGGCAATGGCGGCCATTGCGCTGCCGTTGTTGATCACGATCGGCGCACGCATGGGATCTGTCGATCTCACGTACCATCTTCGCGCGGGCGCCATGATGCTCGATTC
It contains:
- a CDS encoding pilus assembly protein; translation: MRWMRSRWRAFRNQQHGAAVVEFALVVPIFFLLVWGGLSFSRAYQRLNVLTGALREGARYGATLDSLTIGAVEASVRARITVYSTAFGYPVDPSQVTAALVGNEVQVSVTNYPLFADLTGFSVLSTITVTRQAIFRWERS
- a CDS encoding Flp family type IVb pilin; protein product: MKGVRQFLRSDDGIAVTEYALLIALVAVVLVAVVLAFGTKLSSWFTKKTNSITTV
- a CDS encoding Flp family type IVb pilin, which gives rise to MNRIRKFLKADDAIAVTEYALLIALVAVVLVAVVLAFGTKLSSWFAAKTNSITTV
- a CDS encoding glycosyltransferase; translated protein: MAGAVDIALTLVVPCYNEAQRIDMGAFRDFLSKEPSVSVIFVDDGSTDGTRELLERFASQFVSRACVHVQPANAGKGEAVRAGLLRARAAGADVVGFWDADLSTPLDAVADLLDVLRTRPEIDWVFGSRVRLLGRDIERRAVRHYVGRIFATAASLTLSMPIYDTQCGAKLFRATGELDTVLKRPFVSRWIFDVEMISRFAHERNRIGDVPAVGAIYEFPLARWADIGDSKVRGLDFLRAFMDLAKLWRIRARTPRRLLFPP
- a CDS encoding DUF2029 domain-containing protein, with protein sequence MPTASALHEDPGSLSPFTTRQLSRIVGSVLLMIAVAVGVMISRTPLQYDDWGTKDFIEYWAANQVALGGENPYDPARLLAVEQAAGRADDVPLMMWNPPWLLVLMRPVLQRSYGLAASTWMGVNVVMATLACLLIASGYRRARLEAIDFVPAALGSLLSMPALMAIERGQVGFLLLLVVATAFWSIRHKHDLLAGAALSVLTVKPHLFFLVAVFAAILIWRERRWRIAIGAACGTGLLLLGTIATSPALVKLWWLSVISPPAGALPAYTWKTPTLAHAVRDLLLRWTGNGSAWPLQVIPIVAVVLFAIWLWRRSRMQTLDELFPLALCLSVIAAPFGWTFDHAVLAVPQVIIFLRAFGEVDRSMRRWALSAAILLCHLGIVVQLVQTGTDYSGFWWFPLAILAVWLMSSAWVPRSPSPAFRSTAM